A stretch of Gemmatimonadota bacterium DNA encodes these proteins:
- the uvrC gene encoding excinuclease ABC subunit UvrC has protein sequence MTEGSVPFESEVLNALPARPGVYLFKDEAGEILYVGKAKSLRARVRSYVGSRAASLSAKNRKLMAQASAVDTVVVDTEAEALILEANLIKEHHPHFNILLRDDKSYPYVRVSMGEPFPRVTVTRRTVDDGSRYFGPYTSVGPMRAALKVINSLHTVRSCTYRLPYEAPARPCLDYHIGKCRAPCTGLQSREEYRAMIGEVVRVLDGDILSVRETAEREMTEAAERLEFEKAARLRDAVAGLDGLVGRQRVHRSRGGDFDVFGVARDGDAGSGVVLRIRKGLLLGRSSHALEGVAEAEESELVSALVSRYYFGRGLAGRSDLPRYVLLPTAVDDVELVADLLSEMGRKVELSRPQRGERLALVQLAKENARQALEDGIALTAGVGARAERPLFALQEALGLKVVPRLMACLDVSHTQGTETVASAVVFENGEPRKSDYRTFRIRGDWGNDDLASMAEAAGRFVRHRKESDARVPDLILVDGGPGQLGAAEDALAAQGTETALFALAKREELVYGPTSAPVRLSRRNRALHLLQRMRDEAHRVAHRYNRKLRSKRTLRSDLGDIPGIGAARQRELLRRFGSLKGVREATSEEIASVPGIGRALALRVLTYLGR, from the coding sequence GTGACGGAAGGATCGGTGCCCTTCGAAAGCGAGGTGCTGAACGCCCTACCGGCGAGGCCGGGCGTCTACCTCTTCAAGGACGAGGCCGGCGAGATCCTCTACGTCGGCAAGGCCAAGTCGCTCCGAGCTCGCGTAAGAAGCTACGTGGGATCCCGCGCCGCATCGCTCAGCGCCAAGAATCGGAAGCTCATGGCGCAGGCTTCCGCCGTGGATACCGTCGTGGTGGACACCGAGGCCGAGGCGCTCATACTGGAAGCCAACCTCATCAAGGAACACCATCCCCATTTCAACATCCTGCTCAGGGACGACAAGAGCTACCCCTACGTCAGGGTCTCAATGGGAGAGCCGTTTCCCAGAGTGACCGTCACCCGTCGTACGGTCGATGACGGATCGCGCTATTTCGGTCCGTACACCTCGGTGGGGCCAATGCGCGCCGCGCTCAAGGTGATCAACTCGCTCCACACCGTGCGCTCGTGCACCTACCGTCTTCCCTACGAGGCGCCGGCGCGTCCCTGTCTCGACTATCACATCGGCAAATGCCGCGCGCCGTGCACCGGACTGCAGAGCAGGGAGGAGTACCGGGCGATGATCGGAGAAGTGGTGCGGGTCCTCGACGGGGACATTCTCTCGGTGCGGGAGACGGCCGAGCGCGAGATGACCGAGGCGGCCGAGCGGCTGGAATTCGAGAAGGCGGCGCGACTCCGCGATGCGGTGGCCGGACTCGACGGCCTGGTCGGACGCCAGCGGGTGCACCGTTCGCGTGGCGGCGACTTCGACGTCTTCGGGGTGGCGCGCGACGGCGACGCGGGCAGCGGCGTGGTGTTACGGATTCGCAAGGGCCTCCTGCTCGGCAGGAGCTCGCACGCTCTGGAGGGGGTCGCCGAAGCAGAGGAATCGGAACTGGTCTCGGCTCTGGTCTCCCGCTACTACTTCGGGCGCGGGCTCGCGGGACGGAGCGACCTGCCTCGCTACGTGCTCCTTCCGACCGCCGTCGACGACGTGGAGCTCGTCGCCGACCTTCTCTCCGAAATGGGACGGAAGGTCGAACTCTCCCGACCGCAGCGCGGCGAACGTCTGGCCTTGGTGCAGCTAGCCAAGGAGAACGCCCGCCAGGCGCTCGAAGACGGAATAGCGCTGACCGCCGGAGTGGGAGCGCGCGCCGAGCGGCCGCTCTTCGCGCTCCAGGAAGCTCTAGGCCTCAAGGTGGTGCCCCGGCTTATGGCCTGCCTCGACGTGTCCCACACGCAGGGAACCGAGACCGTCGCTTCCGCGGTGGTGTTCGAGAACGGCGAGCCGCGCAAGTCTGATTACCGAACCTTCCGAATACGGGGCGACTGGGGTAACGACGACCTCGCCTCGATGGCGGAGGCCGCGGGCCGGTTCGTTCGGCATCGGAAGGAATCCGACGCGCGAGTCCCCGACCTGATCCTGGTGGACGGTGGGCCGGGACAACTCGGCGCCGCCGAGGACGCGCTCGCCGCCCAAGGGACCGAAACCGCGCTCTTCGCCCTCGCCAAGCGCGAGGAACTGGTCTACGGTCCGACGTCCGCACCCGTTCGTTTGAGCAGGAGGAACCGCGCACTCCATCTCCTGCAGCGCATGCGCGACGAGGCCCACCGGGTTGCGCACCGCTACAACCGCAAGCTGCGCTCCAAACGCACGCTCAGGAGCGACTTGGGCGATATTCCGGGAATCGGCGCCGCCCGCCAGCGCGAACTTCTGAGGAGGTTCGGTTCGCTGAAGGGCGTGCGCGAAGCCACTTCGGAGGAGATAGCCAGTGTTCCAGGGATCGGCAGAGCTCTCGCGCTCCGCGTTCTCACCTATCTGGGCAGGTAG
- a CDS encoding glutamate--tRNA ligase: MTVRVRFAPSPTGRLHLGNARVAVFNWLFARRHGGAFILRIEDTDRERHRESAEDGIRADLAWLGLDPDEGPAEGGEFGPYRQSERSGIYVRALADLIEAGSAFPCFCDPGESTTDRRYNGRCREMDPREREGRIGRGEAHAVRFASPERGTVVVRDSSLAAGEARFPAADIDDFVLRRARGGFTYNFVCAVDDARMDITHVIRGAGHLSNTPKQALMLGALAAEPPSYAHLPTLLAPDGGKLSKRSGATPVSELEAGGFPADAVVNYLSLLGWSHPDQREFLGRRELIDSISLKRVGRSEVRTDPKKMLWLSRRHIAAMPLDELARILEGWYDRRGLPEGSDWKAGVDALRPRFTTYACATRTLGTLYGRRTEPAGSGAAEAESEERRVAATTETVVEAVNRALRSETDWSPERLRPALLAAGKSVGARGPGLFHPIRRRLTGREVGPDVIKLLLALGRKEVLKRLAPPPVAGPSAARTVSGRAERPG; encoded by the coding sequence GTGACCGTGCGCGTGCGCTTCGCGCCCAGCCCGACCGGGCGGCTGCATCTGGGAAACGCCCGGGTCGCCGTGTTCAATTGGCTCTTCGCGAGAAGACACGGGGGCGCCTTCATCCTGCGCATCGAAGACACCGATCGGGAGAGGCATCGGGAGAGCGCCGAAGATGGCATCCGGGCCGACCTGGCCTGGCTCGGGCTCGATCCGGACGAAGGTCCGGCGGAAGGAGGGGAGTTCGGCCCGTACCGGCAGAGCGAGCGGAGTGGAATTTACGTCCGGGCGCTCGCCGATCTGATCGAGGCCGGGTCCGCTTTTCCCTGTTTCTGCGATCCCGGGGAGTCGACGACGGATCGTCGCTACAACGGCCGATGCCGAGAGATGGACCCGAGGGAGCGGGAGGGGCGGATCGGAAGGGGAGAGGCCCATGCGGTAAGGTTCGCTTCGCCCGAGCGAGGGACGGTCGTCGTCCGGGACAGCTCGCTGGCGGCCGGAGAGGCGCGTTTTCCCGCCGCCGACATCGACGACTTCGTCCTCAGGCGCGCCCGCGGGGGCTTTACGTACAACTTCGTCTGCGCCGTCGACGACGCCCGCATGGATATCACCCATGTGATCAGAGGTGCCGGCCACCTCTCCAACACGCCCAAGCAGGCGCTGATGCTCGGGGCCCTGGCGGCGGAGCCGCCCTCGTACGCGCATCTGCCGACGCTGCTCGCTCCCGACGGAGGCAAGCTCTCCAAGAGAAGCGGCGCGACCCCGGTCAGCGAGCTCGAGGCTGGAGGATTCCCCGCCGACGCCGTGGTCAACTACCTTTCGCTCCTGGGCTGGTCGCACCCGGACCAGCGGGAGTTCCTCGGCCGTCGCGAACTCATCGACTCCATCAGCCTGAAGAGGGTGGGCCGCTCCGAGGTGCGCACGGACCCGAAGAAGATGCTTTGGCTCTCCAGGCGCCACATCGCCGCCATGCCCCTCGATGAGCTGGCCCGGATTCTCGAGGGTTGGTATGACAGGAGAGGGCTGCCGGAAGGGAGCGACTGGAAGGCGGGAGTCGATGCGCTGCGCCCTCGGTTCACGACTTACGCCTGCGCGACGCGCACCTTGGGGACGCTCTACGGACGGCGTACGGAACCTGCCGGGTCGGGCGCCGCCGAGGCGGAGAGCGAGGAACGCCGCGTGGCGGCGACGACGGAAACCGTGGTGGAGGCCGTGAACCGGGCGTTGCGGAGTGAGACCGACTGGAGTCCCGAACGGCTGCGGCCCGCGCTGCTCGCGGCCGGCAAATCGGTTGGCGCTCGCGGACCGGGACTCTTCCATCCGATCCGCCGTCGACTGACGGGAAGGGAGGTCGGACCCGACGTGATCAAACTTCTTCTGGCCCTCGGCAGAAAGGAGGTTCTGAAGCGGCTTGCGCCACCGCCGGTCGCCGGTCCCTCGGCGGCTCGCACTGTCTCCGGTCGGGCAGAGCGGCCCGGTTGA